Below is a genomic region from Staphylococcus carnosus.
GGAAACTAAATGCCATATGACTGTTTTAAATTTCGTGCTAAATTTTTATTAGAAAAAAACAGACAAACTGGAGTGATAACAATTGAAGAATAATTATGCCAAAACAATTAACCCGGTTCAGAAATGCATGAACACAATTAAACAATCTTATAAAGCACAATTAGAAGATTTTGACTTTGGATTATCTTATGACTATACGAAGCGTCTATCTCAATGGAGACGTCCAGCACTTAGAAACTTTAATACAAAAGTAGAAATCATAGAGCAGAATTTTAATATAGAAAATTATAATCCAGCTCACAGTTATTATTTAACGATTAACTCTAAACAAAGTGCAACTGTTTTAGTGGAATTAAATCAAGAAGTACGAATGGAAATCAGTGGTGCACAAACAACTTATTTATACGACATTACACCTTATGTGAAAGATAAAAACAATTATTTATATCTTGGATTCTTACTTAACCGCGCACCATCTCAATATCCAGAGTGCAATTTGATTGAATTTAATAATCAAAAATTAAATGCGTTTCGACAAACGAAAGAGCGTCCTTTAAATTACTCTATTTAAAATAAAACATCTAATGGTACACTAAAATTTAATGAATTGAACTGCGTTGTATATAACATTAAATTCAATAGACTGACAAAAAGCTATGACATATCTGTTAAGAGATTTCAAAACTCCTTTCTTTTACTATATATTGTGGTAATTTAATAACCAGAACACAATATATAGTAAAAGGAAGGGGTATTTTTATGCTTGAATTAGAAAAAAGTCTTAGTAATTTAATCAATAAAGATCCGACAGTGATAAATGAAAATGCAAATAAAGATAGTGAAACATATACAACGATGAGAGATTTAACTGCAGGTGTAGTATCAAAATCATATGCCATTGAACATTTATTGCCTAAACATGTTGCTGATGCACACTTGTCAGGAGATATTCACTTTCACGATTTAGATTATCACCCGTTTCAACCTTTAACTAATTGTTGTTTAATTGATATTGAAGGCATGTTGAAAAATGGATTCGATATCGGTAATGCACAAGTAGATTCTCCAAAATCTATACAAACAGCAACCGCACAAATTGTTCAAATTATTGCGAATGTATCAAGCAGCCAATATGGTGGTTGTACTGTAGACCGTATTGATGAAGTTTTAAGTCAATACGCTGCAAAGAATGCTGAAAAACATCGTAAAATCGGTGCGCAGTTTGTATATAAAGAACAACTTGATACATATGTTCGCATGCAAACAGAAAAGGATATCAAAGATGCGATGCAGAGTTTGGAATATGAAATTAATACGCTGTATACTTCAAATGGTCAGACACCCTTTGTCACTTTAGGATTTGGATTAGGAACAGATACGTATAGCCGAATGATACAAAAAGCCATTTTGAATACACGCATTCAAGGACTTGGTCATCATCATGTTACAGCAATCTTTCCGAAATTGGTCTTCTCAATTAAAAAAGGAACCAACTTCTCACACTCTGATCCGAATTATGATATAAAACAATTGGCATTAGAATGTTCAACGAAACGGATGTATCCGGATATTTTAAATTATGATAAAACAGTAGAAATTCTTGGTGATTTTAAAGCTCCAATGGGTTGCCGGTCATTTTTACCTGCTTGGAGAAATGAAAATGGTGAGTATGAAAATAGTGGACGTATGAATTTAGGAGTAGTCACACTTAATATTCCGCGCATTGCGATAGAAACAGAAGGTAACCTAGCTACATTTTGGCTTCTGCTAGATGAACGCATGTCCTTGATTCATGATGCATTAAGTTATCGTATCAAACGATTGCAAGAAGCAACGCCTAATAATGCACCTATTTTATATAAGAGTGGTGCTTTCCATAAGAGATTGAACGAACAAGATGAAGTTATGTCATTGTTTAAACGTCAACGTGCTACCATTTCAATTGGCTATATTGGATTGTATGAAGCAGCAACTGTATTTTATGGCCCGAATTGGGAAACGAATCCAGAAGCGAAAACATTTACGTTAGATATTTTGCGTCGTATGAAAGATTTTCAATATCAATGGACTAAACAATATGATGTTTTCTTTAGTTTATATAGTACGCCGAGTGAATCTTTAACTGATCGTTTTTGTCGTTTGGATCGAGAACGTTTTGGTTTGATTCCGAATATTACAGATAAAGGTTATTACCAAAACTCTTTTCATTATGATGTACGTAAAGTAGTATCTCCATTTGAAAAATTGGATTTTGAAAAGGATTACCCTTACTTAGCAAGCGGCGGTTATATTCATTATTGTGAATATCCTAAGCTGACACATAACACAAAAGCATTAGAAGCGGTATGGGATTATGCTTATGATAAAGTCAGTTATCTTGGAACCAATACGCCGATAGATAAATGTTATGAATGCGGTTTTGAAGGGGAATTTGATACAACTGTTAAAGGTTATACTTGTCCGCAATGCGGTAACCATAATCCTGAAACAGTGGATGTAGTAAAACGTACATGCGGTTATCTTGGCAACCCTGTCCAAAGACCAACGATTGAAGGACGCCAAAAAGAAATTACTGCACGTGTTAAACATATGAAAGATAAAGGATCATGTTAATGTTTGAGAATGTACAGAACGGACAGGGATATATTGCTAAAATAGAAAAAGAGAGTTTTGTAGACGGTGAGGGTGTGCGATGCAGTGTCTATGTTTCTGGTTGTCCTTTCAATTGTAAGGGTTGTTATAATCATGCAGCTCAGAACTTTACGTATGGACATGCGTTGGATGATGTCACTTTAAAAACGATTATTGAAGAATGCACACCTGATTATATCGCAGGATTAAGTATATTAGGCGGAGAGCCTTTTTGTAATTTAGATACTGTAGAATGCATCATTCAAGCATTCCGTAAACAATTCAACACACAAAAATCAATTTGGGTATGGTCAGGTTTTCTTTTTGAGACGTTAATGCATGATTCTGGAAAGAGAAGGTCAATTTTAGAACAGATTGACGTACTAGTAGATGGTCCATTTGTTCAAAAGCTTTATCAACCTGGGCTGCCTTATAAAGGAAAGGATCTTTGAATCAACGAGTCATTGATGTTCAATCGTCTTTAGCAGCAAATTTAATTAAAGAATATTAAAAAAACCGGAAGAGTCGGGGTTAATCCTAACTCTTTCGGTCTATTTGTGTTTTTTCCAAGTATCTTCTGCTGCAAGCATATCCGATTTGCGCATTCGTGATACATAGGGGTTGCCCTCTACAGTGAAACGAAGCGGTTTGTGTGTCCATTCTCCCTTGTTCGGAACACCGATACGCGGACTTTCAAGAATTGAACTAGGGTATTTACGTGCTTTTGTATCTATAGAAAGCGGTCCTTCATTTAAGCGAAGACCATCTAATGCCATTGACATATTAAAAGCACGTGTCCATTTACCAGGTCCATTTGTTACATCAATGCCAACTTTGCCATTTCTGTTTTCTATCATTTGATCTGTAATCAATTCAGGTTCAAGTGCACGTATAAGTACTCCTTCAGCAGTTCCAGCTGGTTGTGTTACGAGGTTGATTAATAAATGTGTGTGCATCACATGCGCATAAATTGTACCGCCATCTTTATACATTGATTGTACACGCGGTGTTTGCCGGCCATTATAACTATGTGCTGCTTCATCAATTTTTCCTAAATAAGCTTCTGTTTCCACAATATAGCCAGAAAATTGATTTTCTCCATCGTCAAATATTAACTTAACGCCTAATAAATCTTTCGCAATTTCTGGAGTGGTACGATTGATAAAATCCATTTTTTCCTCCTTATCGAATTTACGATTATACTTAATATTTATTTTAAGCAATTTTTTCGCTTTTTGACAATAATGTGATTGGAAACACTATAATATCAGCGATGACAGCATTGTAAATATTGTAAAAAATTATAATTAAGAAGAGGCTGTTGAAATGTTGTGTTAATATAATAATAAATACTTTCGACAAATTATAACCTTTTATAATATTTAATCAAATTTCTAGACTTTCAAGATAAATATAATACTGAAAGCAAGTAGATCTTGTTGAAACATTATGAGGAGGAGATTTTATTGGAGAAAAGAGTGGGATTCGGTGAATCTTTTAAATTGTTCTGGAAGAATTATGTGAATTTTAAAGGACGTGCGACACGCCCTGAGTATTGGTTTATGACTTTATGGAGTTTTATTATTTTTCTTCCTTTTACATTTATTTTATTAATCGGCATGAGTATTATGATTGCAGGCGGTGTAAACGATTCAGATGGTCTCATAGCTATAGGTGCATTATTATATTTTGGCCTAATAATTATCGTCACGTTAATCGGACTTGCGATGCTGCTTCCATCTATCGCACTATTATTCCGTCGTGTTCATGATACCGGCAGATTCTGCTAAATTTTATTTCTTTTTCTTAGGTTATGCAATTATCGGATATATTATTGCAATTATTGCAGTTAATGCTTCTGATGGCGCAGCTTGGTCTATTATTTTAAGTCTATTAATTTGGTTAGGCTATATGGCTTTTGCAATTTACATGTTAGTGATAACAATCTTACCAAGCGAACCAAGAGACAATAAATATGGTCCTGTACGTGGAAGTGCTCGTATTCAGGCAGGTGATTCAAATTGGAGAGACATGTAGGGTTTGGTAAAGCGTTTATGCTCTTTTGGAAAAATTATATAAATTTTAAAGGGCGTTCTACCAGAGAAGAATTCTGGTGGTGGATATTGTGGTATTTTATTATAGACCTGCTATTTCTTTTTATAGGCTTAATAGGTTTTGTGTTGATCAGTAGCAGCAGCAGTGCAGGTCAATTAATGGGGACACTTTTCTTAATAGGTGTAATATTTTTATGGGTTTTCTTTGCACTAGTTACGCTTGTACCCATGTTGACGTTGAAAATTCGACGCTTTCATGATACTGGACGTAAGATGATAATCCCCATTGTATATTTTGTATTGTCAAATGGACTGTCGGTTTTTGCGAATTTCATTCCAGATGATTTCTATGACATAACAGTGTTAGCAATAGTATTTTTGATATTTGTTATAGTGAATATTATTTTATTTGTGTATATAGTAATAGTGGCAGTATTACCAACTAGAAAATAACAGCAGTTTAAAGTTGAGGAACTTTACAGAGAGGAAGAAGTAATATGGAAGAACGTGTAAGTTTTGGCGAAGCATTTATTCTTTTTTGGAAAAATTATATTAATTTCACTGGGAGAGCTCGACGAGCAGAATACTGGTGGTGTGTATTATGGGCCGCTTTTTTATTTTTACCGCTTTTGGGACTTGGGTTTATTACAATTGCAGCGATGTATGTTACCCTTCTAAATGGATTGATTTTTGATACGTACCTGACATTAATAGTCGTATTTATTTGTATGATTATATTCGGATTTATAGGTCTAGTACTTTTCGTACCGTTTTTATCGCTTATAGTCAGACGTTTTCATGACACAGGAAGAAAGATGGTTGTTCCGATAATATATATATCATTATCATTGGGCTATAATATTATTCAACCTATAGTTACATCCGATGCTAATGATAGCAACAGTGTGCTTTGGATATTTGCATTGTTGTATATATTGGTTAATTCAGGTTTATCGATTTATGTATTAATAGTTACTTTATTACCAAGTCAGCTTGCAGATAATAAATATGGACGAGGACCTGCTGGTAAGAAATTCGAGCAAGGTCATACACCAACGTCACACAAGTCGTATTCTGATTCGACATCAGGCAGCCATCATACACATTATGAATAAGATATTTTAAAGACGATTTCTAGACTTAATTAGAAATCGTCTTTTTTGTTTTTTGTTTTTTTGATTAACATTAATGTCATTTTGACTAATATGATTGTCAAAATGACAAAGATAATATAGTATGTTGGATAACGGAGGTTGGAAATATGAGAACACGCTTAAAAGAATTACGGGCACGCGATGGATATAACCAAACACAACTTGCTAAAAAAGCAGGAATTTCACGTCAAACAGTTTCTTTAATTGAAAGAAACGAATTCATGCCTTCCGTACTTACTGCTGCTAAGATAGCACGTATTTTTGGAGAACGGATTGAGGACATATTTATTTTTGAGGAGGATGATTATGAGTAAAGCGAAGAAAAATACGTTGTATATTAGTAAAGTTTTATTAGGAGGAATAGTAGGCGGAGTAATATGTTTTCTATTTTCTTTGCATTCTGGGATTAAATTACCTACATTCTTGAATACATTTGATACTCAAGTAAGCACCGGAATTACTATTTTAATAGTTATAATTTGCGGTATTTTTATGTTGAAGTATTTGAAAAACGCATATAATTATAAGCAAAAATCTGAAATACAAGAGGATTTTGCTGATGAATATAATCAAACCTATAATCAAACCTATAATCAAAAGTTTCTGAAAGCGGGCTGGTTTTATCAAGCAACAATTATTATCACATTGCTTAACATGATATTTGTTGCAATTTTTAAAGAGGATATGAATGATCAATGGGGTTTAACTACTATCCCTTTACTCATTAGCGCCGTTTTTGGAATAAGCTATAATGTTATATTACCAAAAATAGATTCGAGATTACCCAAATACAACGATTCTAATTACATTGGCAAAATGATTTCTGCGATGGATGAGGGAGAAAAGTATATCTCTTATTCTGCACTATTTAAACTTTATCATTATAATGTTATGGCAGTTATGATGATGATTATTCTGCTGGCTTTTTATTCAGCAGTTACACATACGGATCAAATTATTGCATTGTTAGTGTTAATAGCACTCTACATTTTCAATGTTGTTTTCTACTATGCCAAAATCAGTAAATATTATAAGCAATAATATTGTAAAATTTATGAAAATATATAGATAAGCTACAGAAATGTCCTGACAGTATGATAATATTAAGATAAGAATTATATATAATTTAAAACTTAAAAAATAACGCAAAGGAGATGAGGAATATGTCGTTAGAATTAAAAGATGTTACTAAAAAATATGGCGATAAGACAGTTGTTAATGATATTTCTTTATCGCTAGATAATGGTAAAATGTTAGGTTTTTTAGGGCGAAACGGGGCAGGTAAAACAACAACTTTTAGAATGATTCTGGGATTAACACCGCTTACAGAAGGCTCTGTTACATATAACGGTAATAAGATGGGCGAAAGTATGTTTAATAAAGTAGGCTATCTTCCTGAAGAACGTGGTTTGCATCCTAAAATGAAAGTTAAAGATGAATTGAGATATCTTGCGACATTGAAGGGAATGCCTAGAATAGATTTTGATAAAGCTTTGGATTATTGGCTGAATCGATTTAAAATTATGGAAAATAAAGATAAAAAGATAGAGTCGCTTTCCAAAGGAAACCAGCAAAAAATTCAATTACTTGCGAGCTTGATTCA
It encodes:
- the nrdD gene encoding anaerobic ribonucleoside-triphosphate reductase; amino-acid sequence: MLELEKSLSNLINKDPTVINENANKDSETYTTMRDLTAGVVSKSYAIEHLLPKHVADAHLSGDIHFHDLDYHPFQPLTNCCLIDIEGMLKNGFDIGNAQVDSPKSIQTATAQIVQIIANVSSSQYGGCTVDRIDEVLSQYAAKNAEKHRKIGAQFVYKEQLDTYVRMQTEKDIKDAMQSLEYEINTLYTSNGQTPFVTLGFGLGTDTYSRMIQKAILNTRIQGLGHHHVTAIFPKLVFSIKKGTNFSHSDPNYDIKQLALECSTKRMYPDILNYDKTVEILGDFKAPMGCRSFLPAWRNENGEYENSGRMNLGVVTLNIPRIAIETEGNLATFWLLLDERMSLIHDALSYRIKRLQEATPNNAPILYKSGAFHKRLNEQDEVMSLFKRQRATISIGYIGLYEAATVFYGPNWETNPEAKTFTLDILRRMKDFQYQWTKQYDVFFSLYSTPSESLTDRFCRLDRERFGLIPNITDKGYYQNSFHYDVRKVVSPFEKLDFEKDYPYLASGGYIHYCEYPKLTHNTKALEAVWDYAYDKVSYLGTNTPIDKCYECGFEGEFDTTVKGYTCPQCGNHNPETVDVVKRTCGYLGNPVQRPTIEGRQKEITARVKHMKDKGSC
- a CDS encoding DNA-3-methyladenine glycosylase, with the translated sequence MDFINRTTPEIAKDLLGVKLIFDDGENQFSGYIVETEAYLGKIDEAAHSYNGRQTPRVQSMYKDGGTIYAHVMHTHLLINLVTQPAGTAEGVLIRALEPELITDQMIENRNGKVGIDVTNGPGKWTRAFNMSMALDGLRLNEGPLSIDTKARKYPSSILESPRIGVPNKGEWTHKPLRFTVEGNPYVSRMRKSDMLAAEDTWKKHK
- a CDS encoding DUF805 domain-containing protein, which encodes MEKRVGFGESFKLFWKNYVNFKGRATRPEYWFMTLWSFIIFLPFTFILLIGMSIMIAGGVNDSDGLIAIGALLYFGLIIIVTLIGLAMLLPSIALLFRRVHDTGRFC
- a CDS encoding DUF805 domain-containing protein, which translates into the protein MERHVGFGKAFMLFWKNYINFKGRSTREEFWWWILWYFIIDLLFLFIGLIGFVLISSSSSAGQLMGTLFLIGVIFLWVFFALVTLVPMLTLKIRRFHDTGRKMIIPIVYFVLSNGLSVFANFIPDDFYDITVLAIVFLIFVIVNIILFVYIVIVAVLPTRK
- a CDS encoding DUF805 domain-containing protein, translated to MEERVSFGEAFILFWKNYINFTGRARRAEYWWCVLWAAFLFLPLLGLGFITIAAMYVTLLNGLIFDTYLTLIVVFICMIIFGFIGLVLFVPFLSLIVRRFHDTGRKMVVPIIYISLSLGYNIIQPIVTSDANDSNSVLWIFALLYILVNSGLSIYVLIVTLLPSQLADNKYGRGPAGKKFEQGHTPTSHKSYSDSTSGSHHTHYE
- a CDS encoding helix-turn-helix transcriptional regulator, producing MRTRLKELRARDGYNQTQLAKKAGISRQTVSLIERNEFMPSVLTAAKIARIFGERIEDIFIFEEDDYE
- a CDS encoding DUF3169 family protein, with the protein product MSKAKKNTLYISKVLLGGIVGGVICFLFSLHSGIKLPTFLNTFDTQVSTGITILIVIICGIFMLKYLKNAYNYKQKSEIQEDFADEYNQTYNQTYNQKFLKAGWFYQATIIITLLNMIFVAIFKEDMNDQWGLTTIPLLISAVFGISYNVILPKIDSRLPKYNDSNYIGKMISAMDEGEKYISYSALFKLYHYNVMAVMMMIILLAFYSAVTHTDQIIALLVLIALYIFNVVFYYAKISKYYKQ